The proteins below are encoded in one region of Hordeum vulgare subsp. vulgare chromosome 3H, MorexV3_pseudomolecules_assembly, whole genome shotgun sequence:
- the LOC123442900 gene encoding NAC domain-containing protein 75 isoform X1, with amino-acid sequence MNRGHISSSELIDAKLEEHRISTARHCPNCRHKLDCKPKDWLGLPAGVKFDPTDQELIEHLEAKVREEGSRSHPLIDEFIPTIDGEDGICYTHPEKLPGVTMDGLSKHFFHRPSKAYTTGTRKRRKIQTECDVHKGETRWHKTGKTRPVMANGRQKGCKKILVLYTNFGKHRKPEKTNWVMHQYHLGDLEEEKEGELVVCKIFYQTQPRQCSWSASSDRGGAGGAVAIAAAAAVTVQEQRRRDSGSGSSSSRDHEALSATSYPAGYAMAAAVEMQHLKHSGDHFSFAPFRKSFEEVGIGGDQVPSDHLGRSEHQQHAGQEQQPHRPDLATTAVPATAFLVSRPTNPVSATVPPPLQHTSVVLDHDQFHVPAIFLHHDKFQNMQQQQQQKVDRRSAGLEELVMGCTSTCTKGETSIPHSQETEWPYPYWPPDNQDHHG; translated from the exons ATGAACAGGGGTCACATCAGCAGCTCGGAGCTCATCGACGCCAAGCTCGAGGAACACCGGATCTCCACCGCCAGGCACTGCCCCAACTGCCGCCACAAGCTCGACTGCAAACCG AAGGATTGGTTGGGGCTACCGGCTGGCGTCAAGTTCGATCCGACGGACCAGGAGCTGATCGAGCACCTCGAGGCCAAGGTGAGGGAAGAAGGCTCGAGATCTCACCCTCTCATCGATGAGTTTATACCCACCATAGACGGCGAGGACGGCATATGCTACACCCATCCTGAGAAACTTCCAG GCGTGACAATGGATGGCCTAAGCAAGCATTTCTTCCACCGCCCTTCCAAGGCGTACACGACGGGCACAAGGAAGCGGCGCAAGATACAGACGGAGTGCGATGTGCATAAGGGGGAGACGAGGTGGCACAAGACCGGCAAAACCCGACCGGTGATGGCCAACGGCCGGCAGAAGGGCTGCAAGAAGATCCTGGTGCTCTACACCAACTTCGGCAAGCACCGCAAACCCGAGAAGACCAACTGGGTGATGCACCAGTACCACCTCGGAGACCTCGAGGAAGAGAAGGAAGGGGAGCTCGTCGTCTGCAAGATCTTCTACCAGACGCAGCCCAGGCAGTGCAGCTGGTCCGCCTCCTCAGACCGTGGTGGTGCCGGTGGCGCCGTAGCCATTGCAGCCGCCGCGGCAGTGACGGTGCAGGAGCAGCGCAGGAGGGACAGCGGCAGTGGCAGCTCCTCATCGAGGGACCACGAGGCGTTGTCGGCGACGTCATACCCGGCCGGGTATGCCATGGCGGCCGCCGTCGAGATGCAGCACTTGAAACACTCCGGCGACCATTTCAGCTTCGCGCCTTTCAGGAAGAGCTTCGAGGAG GTTGGTATAGGTGGTGACCAGGTGCCGTCCGACCATCTTGGGCGATCAGAGCATCAGCAGCATGCCGGCCAGGAACAGCAGCCTCACCGGCCGGACCTTGCAACGACGGCCGTGCCTGCCACGGCCTTCCTGGTCAGCAGGCCGACGAACCCCGTCTCAGCTACCGTTCCGCCACCGTTGCAGCACACTTCTGTTGTGCTCGACCATGACCAGTTTCACGTGCCAGCAATTTTTCTCCACCACGACAAATTTCAG AAcatgcaacaacagcaacagcaaaaggTTGACCGCAGGTCTGCTGGCTTGGAAGAATTGGTAATGGGGTGCACGTCTACATGCACAAAAGGA GAGACTTCGATTCCTCACTCCCAAGAGACAGAATGGCCTTACCCATACTGGCCTCCTGACAACCAAGATCATCATGGATAG
- the LOC123442900 gene encoding NAC domain-containing protein 75 isoform X2 has translation MNRGHISSSELIDAKLEEHRISTARHCPNCRHKLDCKPDWLGLPAGVKFDPTDQELIEHLEAKVREEGSRSHPLIDEFIPTIDGEDGICYTHPEKLPGVTMDGLSKHFFHRPSKAYTTGTRKRRKIQTECDVHKGETRWHKTGKTRPVMANGRQKGCKKILVLYTNFGKHRKPEKTNWVMHQYHLGDLEEEKEGELVVCKIFYQTQPRQCSWSASSDRGGAGGAVAIAAAAAVTVQEQRRRDSGSGSSSSRDHEALSATSYPAGYAMAAAVEMQHLKHSGDHFSFAPFRKSFEEVGIGGDQVPSDHLGRSEHQQHAGQEQQPHRPDLATTAVPATAFLVSRPTNPVSATVPPPLQHTSVVLDHDQFHVPAIFLHHDKFQNMQQQQQQKVDRRSAGLEELVMGCTSTCTKGETSIPHSQETEWPYPYWPPDNQDHHG, from the exons ATGAACAGGGGTCACATCAGCAGCTCGGAGCTCATCGACGCCAAGCTCGAGGAACACCGGATCTCCACCGCCAGGCACTGCCCCAACTGCCGCCACAAGCTCGACTGCAAACCG GATTGGTTGGGGCTACCGGCTGGCGTCAAGTTCGATCCGACGGACCAGGAGCTGATCGAGCACCTCGAGGCCAAGGTGAGGGAAGAAGGCTCGAGATCTCACCCTCTCATCGATGAGTTTATACCCACCATAGACGGCGAGGACGGCATATGCTACACCCATCCTGAGAAACTTCCAG GCGTGACAATGGATGGCCTAAGCAAGCATTTCTTCCACCGCCCTTCCAAGGCGTACACGACGGGCACAAGGAAGCGGCGCAAGATACAGACGGAGTGCGATGTGCATAAGGGGGAGACGAGGTGGCACAAGACCGGCAAAACCCGACCGGTGATGGCCAACGGCCGGCAGAAGGGCTGCAAGAAGATCCTGGTGCTCTACACCAACTTCGGCAAGCACCGCAAACCCGAGAAGACCAACTGGGTGATGCACCAGTACCACCTCGGAGACCTCGAGGAAGAGAAGGAAGGGGAGCTCGTCGTCTGCAAGATCTTCTACCAGACGCAGCCCAGGCAGTGCAGCTGGTCCGCCTCCTCAGACCGTGGTGGTGCCGGTGGCGCCGTAGCCATTGCAGCCGCCGCGGCAGTGACGGTGCAGGAGCAGCGCAGGAGGGACAGCGGCAGTGGCAGCTCCTCATCGAGGGACCACGAGGCGTTGTCGGCGACGTCATACCCGGCCGGGTATGCCATGGCGGCCGCCGTCGAGATGCAGCACTTGAAACACTCCGGCGACCATTTCAGCTTCGCGCCTTTCAGGAAGAGCTTCGAGGAG GTTGGTATAGGTGGTGACCAGGTGCCGTCCGACCATCTTGGGCGATCAGAGCATCAGCAGCATGCCGGCCAGGAACAGCAGCCTCACCGGCCGGACCTTGCAACGACGGCCGTGCCTGCCACGGCCTTCCTGGTCAGCAGGCCGACGAACCCCGTCTCAGCTACCGTTCCGCCACCGTTGCAGCACACTTCTGTTGTGCTCGACCATGACCAGTTTCACGTGCCAGCAATTTTTCTCCACCACGACAAATTTCAG AAcatgcaacaacagcaacagcaaaaggTTGACCGCAGGTCTGCTGGCTTGGAAGAATTGGTAATGGGGTGCACGTCTACATGCACAAAAGGA GAGACTTCGATTCCTCACTCCCAAGAGACAGAATGGCCTTACCCATACTGGCCTCCTGACAACCAAGATCATCATGGATAG